DNA from Ammospiza caudacuta isolate bAmmCau1 chromosome 6, bAmmCau1.pri, whole genome shotgun sequence:
GAAAACAGGACCACCTGTCTTGATGTTTCCTCTGGGTGTTTTTTCCTCATAATTTTAATATCAGCACTAGGGAGTTACAGCAGAAAAACAATCTTCCCTGGCTGGATAGCAGGTAgattatagaatcatagaatggtctgggttggaagggaccttaaaaatcatctatttccagctgctgtgctgtgggcagggatgccttccactagaccaggttgctgagccccatcccacctgaccttgaacacttccagggatggggcatccacagcttctctgggcaacctgttccagtgtttcaccactctccaagtaaagaatttttttcctagtatctAATCTAGACCTGtgctctttcagtttaaaactattcccccttgtcctgtcactatgTGCTCTTCTGAAAAAGTCCTTCTCCATCTTTCTGGAAATTTCTGGGAAGACCCCAGAGCTGaatgcagcactgctggtgggGTTCCATGAGAGAGGAAGAGATGGGtagaatcccctcccttgccctgctggccatgctgctttggatacagcccaggacacagttggctttctgggctgtgagcacacattgctgggtcatgtccagcttCCTATTCACCAGCACTCCCAGGTCCtttttggcagggctgctcttgatCTGTTTGTGCCCCAGCCTGTGTGGATACCAGGAGTTGCCCCAACCCAagtgcagcaccttgcactttGTCTCGTTTCACCTCGTGAGATTCCCAAGGCCCCACTTCTTGAGCTTGTCCAGGTGCCTGTGGATGGCATCCTGTCCTGCAGGTAACACACATAGGCTGCAGTTCTGTAAGCTGCATATGTTGTTCTGCATGCAAATAGCTTTCAGAATTGAAGCCTTAGAACTTTCGAAAGTGTTCCAACAATGTTGCATTCAGTCATTACTATATAGGCCTTAGCTGTGATTTCtaagaacaaataaaatatgCTAACTAACTTACATAAGTGTCTACTTTAGTCCCTCagcctgagcacagcaaagTAGAAGAGTTAGATGTGTTTTAGGTGCAGTGTTCAAGTGTTTTGTAGGATGTTATATAATAACTTCTGTAACACTTTGTTTTACTTGTATGTTATATAATTCTGTGTTTGTTGCATGCCCCATGTCGTTCCAGAGAGTCCTGCTGCATGGAAGCTAATTACCCTGGGAGTCTCACCTAAGtactccctgcctgccctctgAGCTGGGAGGTGCAGGCTGTGGGAGGCAAGGGTATTTCAGCCCCACCTCTTTGGGTCACTGGTGACCGAATTAAGTCACATTCTGTCCAGATGCAAAACAACTGGACCAAAGGACAGAGATGAAGGCTCCCGCTGTCCTGGACAGCTATGTTGTCTTAATCCCTTGCATAAGCTGATTCCTCTCAGTATTAACGAGGTTAAGAAAGGGGCTGTACCAAGAGGTCAAGAAAATCCCACTGATTCGTCTTGAGATGAGAGACTAGATGATTGTCAGTATTGTCAAGTATTGTCAGTATCTTGAGTTCAGAGAAAtcatttttgtctttcagagAAGAATCTCAAAGCAGTTCAGCAAAATGGTCACCACCAGAAAACTACAAAAAGTGAGTTGCACTTGCCAAGCAGTTCTTTCTACTGCAGACAAGCCTTTTAGGGCTTCCTCTTCCCCTGTGGATACCAGGAAAAATGGGACTTGTGGTGTGGGTATTGGCTTGTTCAGAGTTAGATTAAAGATGGAcgttttgttttgctgtttagGCTGTTAGTTTGTTTGGAGGGGTGGGGGCTATGCCCTTTTGAATGGACTCCTGAACAGCCACCTGCCTGCAATTATCTGTGGCTGATCAGAGTTGGCTTGGAAACAGGAACCTTGTGGTGAAATGTTCCTTGTCTGCTGGGAAGTGCTgctgggaagtgctgctgttCTTGTAAGATAAGGTTTGCCTTACTCTTAGGAGTACTTTATTGTGCTAATATTGGAGAGagtaatttcatttctgttctGCACTGGCATTCTTCAGATAGCCTATTGGGTTCACAGAGGATGTTTTCTTATCTCCAGGTTAAAATCCCTGTTCTCATTGACgtgtattttttccctccttgtcACAGGCGTGTAGCAGCTTTCGAGGCTAAACAAAACCAGCTGAAAGACCAACAGAAGACAGCTGCAAAGCCCCCAGGTCGAGCAGGCTGCAGATACCAGGGACTCTCAAAAGAGGATAGAGCTATTGCAGAGAGACTGGAGAGGctcagggaggaaaggaaacCAAGTGAGTTTTAGAGAACACCATAAATACCATGGGTGGGAACACTACTATTTGGGAAGAAATGAACCTGGAGGGAGAGGGAAGTGCTGGGCTCTAAGTGGCTGTGATATTAGGGGGATGGAGGCTTAAAAATAGGACAGAGCATCCAAGGTCTGCTGCCACAATGGCCAACTTCTACCATGATTTCAGATCAATGTTCCAGTTTCATTTTGCTTCTTGGGGTTTCTCTTGAAACTACTACTTGGTTTTGGAGCAGTGTCTTACTCCAAGTAAAATCACTTcctcattttccattttttggggtaaaaaaatGTGTCAAACCCACTTGGAGTAGAATGAAATGAAAGTCTTTGGCCAAACTATTTTGAAGAAGGTTTCCTGTGAGTCATTGTCAACAGCAGTTCCAGTCTCTGTGGGACTATATTCTGACCAGCCTTTTctcacagagaaggaaaaggattttcatcCCAGTCTACAACTGCCAGGTTCTGGGACTGCTTTGAGGTGCTTGCATGAgtttaaactattttaaatgTTATATATGGTctctaaaagaaaaagaacactCTTCAGAGTGGTTACCTGGTTATAGAATCATCGAGTCAAACTGtccactgccaagtccaccactaaaccatatcccaaagtgccacatctacacatcttttggGTACCTCCAAGGGTGGTAActcagccacttccctgggcagccttttccagggcttgacaaccctttctgtgaatttttcctgatatccaatctaaaccacCCCGGAATAACTTGCAGCCATTGCCTCTCATCCATTATGTGGCCGGGAGGAGTTTCAGTCTGATAAGGCTGGGATTGCACTGGGAGATGTGGGACCAATGGACTGAACTGCCTAAATTATACTAATTTCTCTGCCTGTCCCTAGAATCCCAAGTCAGCTGATTTCCAGATGACATCACCCTAATACTTGTGTTATGGCTAGGAGATAAACTGTGAAGAAGGCAAGGGCTTGGAAGAAAGGGATAGCAGTTAGCATCAGGTAGTCTTGGAGTCACTGCAGTATGACCCTTCATTCACGCCCAGGCTGAGCAAGGTTTTTGCTCAGGTGTTCCGAGTCTGATTCCagaaagaaatacaattttaaggagaaaaaacatgtagcttttcattttcagtaaAAAGAATAATCTCCTCCCTTGTGTTATTGTGAATTGCAGAGTCCATCCCTACTCAGGCTGAGATCGAAGCTAGGCTGGCAGCCCTGAAGGAGGATGGCCGAGGACCTGTTCCATCCACACAGGAAATGGAGGACCGGCTGGCTGTCCTGCAGGGTAGAGATCCTCCTTCCCAAGCTCCCAGACCTGTAAGCTCTCTCAGCTCTTTAGTCAGCAATTTATTCTGAGCTGACACAGTAACTGGTGTCACAACATGCTAACcattctttcttccttcagccTTTTTGTGTCCGGGTAGCTTTCTTCAGAAATCTCTGTTTCCTGATTGTGTCATTGCTCCAGAAGCAAATCACCAGCCTTTACTCGTTCACTGCTTTAATTTGAATGCAGCATGTTCCTTTATGCCAGATGTAGTTtgtgtgtatatttttaataatagaTGTTAGGGTTTTTTATTCTCAATTCATTTATGTACATAAGTGGTCGCAGtttttcagagctgtttgtGTTGGAGGCTTATCAGCTCTACCTTCTAATTACATCTTCTAGTTGTTACTGCATACCAGCTGGGCAGAAACCTGTTAATTTTAACAGAAATGGAAGCCTAGCATGATTTGTCTGAGTTTTCAGAGGAACCGGTTGGATATATGCTTTGAAAGCCTATAGGAATGATCTTGTCCCCCAAGATACCATTTCCTTATGGTTCTTTCAGCTGCATGCCATCATAGGTCTCCGTGGGGCTTGCTGGCTGGCACTGTTGTGAATGGTGCTTTGTTTACACTGTAGGtagtggcagagctggagttGGGACCCAGCAATACAGATTTCTTTACACTCAGCACCCCTTTGCCTTCTTTGGGTGACTGCTCTTAGAGCTGTGTGCATTCAGCACCTCTGAAAATGAAGCCCTTACAAATCTTACACCACATAACTGTAAACTGAGATTCTCAATGTTAGTGGAGGTGTCTTTGTATAGCTCCCTTCTAGGGTGATCTTGATTGCCAAATTTGATTGAGTACGCCACTTTCCTCTCATTTGCCTTTTCCCACACTCCCCTGGTTCCTTAGGTGCACCAAGCCCCGGATACCCGAAGTTTGGTCCAGCAGACAGATGACCTGTTAACTCAACTGTCTGAGGAAGTTGCCATTGATAAGCATTACAGACCAAGTGCTCAGCCTGAAGGTATCTGTTTTGGCTTCTAAAGATCTGTTTACATCTAATAATGTATGTGCTATGCTAAGAAAGGAGTTTGTCCCTCTCTATGTAACTTAACAGGTGAGCTGAATGTCCAGTTTGTCCATATCTTCCCCTTATAATCCCTTGCACTGACCAAGAGTAGCTCCTCACTGGGTCTTGGTGTCTTTGCTTGGAGATAGTTCCTTCTTGTCAGGGTTGTATTATTcagattctctgtttctctAGAGTGACTCCTCTCTGGGGAGGAGCTGTTGCTACTGCTAATGCACCTGTGCACTGTTACAAAACATCAGAATCCAGCATACCATTGTCTTTCTGGCTACATTGCCTTCTCTGTAATCTCACTGTAAACCACAGATTagctcattttcttctcttcatgtaCAGTGAAGATCCTACTGGCATGCCTTTTCCTCTCATTATCCAGTTTTAGGGAGAGCAGCAAGCTGCTCTCATAGCATTATTTGTCGTGTTTTCTGTGCCCAAGGAACATGGCTGCTGAGTCACCAGTGtgttctgtgtgtctgtctgcagctgctAGTAGCCAGAGTTTGAATGATCTCAATCGGGGAAGTGAAGATTGTGTTTGCCTTGCAAATCTGGACCCAAAACAGCTagaggaagagaagaataaACTTCtagcagaagctgctgctgagctgcaggaagagAACACTAGGCAGGAAAAGATCCTACAGGTTGCCAAGAGACTGGCAGCACTCAAAGGCGAGGACCCAGAGAAAGGTTGGTAGCAGATGAGAATACAGTGCCAAGAGAGGAATCGAGTTGCTGTGACAGAGTAAATTTTTTATTAGTGTTTATCCATTTAATTCTTCTGTTCTGCAAGAAACAGACTGAGATTTAGTTCTGTCTGCAAAGTTGTACAGGTTGGTTTGTCATGAAATCATTACAAAAGATCTAACTTGAGGGTAAGGGCTGGCACTGTAAGGTCAGACTGCATTGTCTTGCACCCTTCTTTGGGATAATTCTAGCATGCTCTGGTGAGGTtaacaaaactttttttaaaggaaaactcTGGTTTTGGTGGGGATCTTTTCCATCTCTCTTCCAAGTATTGAAAATAAACAGTAATGTCCTTTATGAGGAACCTGCACCTTAAAAGGTCAGAGCCAGAATGCCACAGCCAGCTCACACCACAAAGAATTGTCTCTGGTACATTAGTGTGCACAAGGCTTGAGGCAGGTGTGAGTTACAGTCTCACATTTCTTACTCCTACAGTTACACTGGAAGCCTATAGGCTCCCTGACAGTGATGAGGAAGTGGCTGAGGAGGAGGCCATTCGCCGAGTGCTGAAACAGGTCAGAAGTGGCAGCTGTGgccttgtttttcttcctcttgtttTTGTCTTGTGTGTGTGTTACCTGGTGAGTGTACAAAGGTTGTGTTTCTGTTCCTGAGAAGTTTTCTTCCTTACTTTCCTAGTGCTTTTCCAATACTAGCTCCCATGGCCCATTCAGCTATTTGACAGGCAGTTGAAAACAATACTTCTAGTCTGTCACACTGTCTTTCTCATTCATGCTTAGTGTCTCTTGTGGTCTGTATGTCTCCTGTATAAACACACTTTGCTGgtatttcctctcttcttgttcTGTTTTCCTCCAGCCCCTTAGAACATGGATGATGAGATGTGTGCTGTGTAGCTCAGCTTACACCTACATTTCTCCCCAAAATGTATATGAATTGTCTGGCAGGCAGACCTGAGCTTAAGTTTGTCTGATATGTCACATGTGTTTGATTAGCATGATGCTGAGGACCTGTTAGCTGCACTGCAAAGCAGAGTGTGTGagctgcaggctcctgctgctgcagactaTCCACAATGCACACACAGTGTTCCAAGTGCAGAGTGACCTTACATCTGGCTGGGTAACACCAGCTGCATTCAGACTTGTCATCTCCTGTTACTGCATGAGAGTACTGAGTGCAGGAGGTTTAGGGCCTGGAATGAGGCTCCTAGCTGTGTTTGAAACAAGAGACTTCTTGCTTTGTGTTGTTACCAGCTCACAGAGGAAGCAGCCCTGGATGAAGCAAGTGGATTCAACATTCCCCCAGATCAAACCACCCAACCAGGATCCTCACAACAGAACCTGTGTaagcaagcaaagcagaaggTCAGTGGAATGGTCAGGATCTCTTGAACTGTGTCTGGAATGTTCCAGGGTGTCAGGAGAGTACAGTTCTGCAGCAGAAGTTTGTTGTATCCTAGGCttgatgcagaaaaaaaaattaaataaccaGTTTCTTCAGAGCTAACAAGCCAAGCAGCTTCTGCAAGGCTGACCTGCTCTGAACTCAACTGTGAATCATCTTTGTAATTATaaaaggaattgttccctggaaTACAATTTGTTTCAAGCTGGCTTTGAGTTGAATGTTACAGAGTTGTGTAAACCAAGAGAAGTTGGTAGACACCTCACAATATGGATATTAGAgaattatacatatatatgcataatAAGATCAACAGGGCCATGTACCATACAATCTGAACCAAAGTAAATGGGAGGTTTCCCAGTGCTTTCAGCATGTGCAGAATGGAACCTCTAGATAGTATTCTACTGTTCATGTTC
Protein-coding regions in this window:
- the ZFYVE19 gene encoding abscission/NoCut checkpoint regulator; protein product: MDSRCYGCASKFSVFKKECGCKNCGRSFCSGCRSFSAVVPRCGNTQQKVCKQCYGKLTGEESQSSSAKWSPPENYKKRVAAFEAKQNQLKDQQKTAAKPPGRAGCRYQGLSKEDRAIAERLERLREERKPKSIPTQAEIEARLAALKEDGRGPVPSTQEMEDRLAVLQGRDPPSQAPRPVHQAPDTRSLVQQTDDLLTQLSEEVAIDKHYRPSAQPEAASSQSLNDLNRGSEDCVCLANLDPKQLEEEKNKLLAEAAAELQEENTRQEKILQVAKRLAALKGEDPEKVTLEAYRLPDSDEEVAEEEAIRRVLKQLTEEAALDEASGFNIPPDQTTQPGSSQQNLCKQAKQKSHTPVTTALARADDSDEDELPWCCICNEDATLRCHGCDGDLYCQRCFWEGHEEFDLKDHQTSRYHLPCKHK